The following are encoded together in the Onychostoma macrolepis isolate SWU-2019 chromosome 03, ASM1243209v1, whole genome shotgun sequence genome:
- the hdac5 gene encoding histone deacetylase 5 isoform X4, with the protein MNSPNTPAVDVKTLLPSGMQSPVGGGGDQGGGSGGPVDLRTDPRLSALSTVDPALREKQLQHELLLLKQQQELQKQLLFAEFQKQHEVLTRQHEVQLQEHLKQQQEILAAKRQQELEQKRKLEQQRHEEMEKQRLEQQLIMLRNKEKGKESAIASTEVKLKLQEFLLSKKEPGPGGLNHSFSQKCWGAHHASLEQSSPPQSNTPPSYKLPPLLGSYEGKDDFPLRKTASEPNLKVRSRLKQKVAERRSSPLLRRKDGTVISTFKKRAIEISVSSMCSSAPGSGPSSPNSSNCAIAENGSSGSVPNIHAEQLRSLHQSLTGDGTPSPLSLYTSPSLPNISLGLPANAHITAPQKLSAQQEAERQTIQSLRQGGALTGKFISTSSLPTGLPAGAPHDPEPPSASNSHSSHSSLLQHVLLLEQARQQSALLAVPMYGQSPLVTGERVSNSMRTVNKLPRHRPLSRTQSAPLPQTPQALQHLVMQQQHQHFLEKQKHYQLNKILSKGAELPRQPPTHPEETEEELTETAEMQDERGEGLDHVREGLQKESSGETTPPSERLVPLKGESTESDLEEDDDEDEAIELRECDEEGAPYGQYLDQHHVQQLNVFQASLSITGMPHRPLGRAQSSPVTSSLKGALLNEVPIKHLFTTGLVYDTFMLKHQCVCGNTNIHPEHAGRIQSVWSRLQETGLLGRCERIRGRKATLDEIQTVHSEYHTLLYGTSPLNRQKLDSKKLLGPISQKMYAVLPCGGIGVDSDTVWNEMHSSGAVRMAVGCVIELAFKVAAGELKNGFAVVRPPGHHAEESTAMGFCFFNSVAITAKLLQQKLGVGKILIIDWDIHHGNGTQQAFYNDPNVLYISLHRYDDGNFFPGSGAPEEVGVGPGEGFNVNIAWTGGVEPPMGDVEYLTAFRTVVMPIANEFSPDVVLVSAGFDAVEGHQSPLGGYNVTAKCFGHLTKQLMKLAGGRVVLALEGGHDLTAICDASESCVAALLGDELDPLPLTVLQQKPCPKATASLDRVIEIQSKHWTSLQRLAPTVGQSLLDAQRREKDEADTLTAMASLTVDNDQQKTSTETSRSAEEPMEEEPVL; encoded by the exons CAGTGGATGTGAAGACCTTGCTCCCCTCTGGGATGCAGAGTCCGGTGGGAGGTGGAGGAGATCAGGGCGGTGGCAGCGGAGGGCCGGTGGACCTGCGTACGGACCCACGTCTGAGCGCGCTAAGCACAGTGGACCCGGCGTTGAGGGAAAAGCAGCTACAGCACGAGCTGCTCTTGCTCAAACAACAACAAGAGCTGCAGAAACAGCTGCTGTTCGCCGAGTTCCAGAAGCAGCACGAGGTTTTGACGCGCCAACATGAAGTGCAGCTACAGGAACATCTGAAG CAACAGCAGGAGATCCTTGCTGCAAAGCGTCAGCAGGAGCTGGAGCAGAAGAGGAAGTTGGAACAGCAGCGTCACGAAGAGATGGAGAAGCAGAGACTGGAGCAACAGCTCATCATGCTGCGGAACAAAGAGAAGGGCAAAGAGA GTGCTATCGCTAGTACTGAGGTCAAACTCAAGCTGCAGGAGTTCCTGTTGAGCAAAAAGGAACCCGGCCCCGGTGGACTCAACCATTCCTTCTCCCAGAAGTGCTG GGGGGCTCACCACGCGTCCCTGGAGCAGAGCTCCCCTCCACAGAGCAACACACCGCCCTCCTACAAACTCCCCCCACTGTTAGGGTCCTACGAGGGCAAGGATGACTTCCCTCTCCGTAAGACCG CCTCTGAGCCCAATCTGAAGGTACGTTCACGGTTAAAACAGAAGGTGGCTGAGAGAAGGAGCAGCCCACTTCTTAGACGGAAAGATGGTACTGTGATCAGCACCTTTAAGAAAAGGGCGATTGAGATCTCAG TGTCCTCTATGTGCAGCAGTGCTCCTGGCTCGGGTCCCAGTTCTCCGAACAGCTCTAACTGTGCCATTGCTGAGAATGGCTCCAGCGGATCCGTCCCAAACATCCACGCTGAG CAGTTGCGTTCTCTGCATCAGTCTTTGACTGGAGATGGGACACCGAGTCCCCTTAGCCTCTACACCTCTCCATCTCTTCCCAACATCTCTCTTGGACTGCCTGCCAACGCGCACATCACG GCTCCTCAGAAACTCAGTGCCCAGCAGGAGGCAGAGCGGCAGACAATCCAGAGTTTGCGTCAAGGTGGGGCACTGACAGGGAAGTTCATCAGCACATCATCCCTGCCGACAGGCCTTCCCGCCGGGGCACCCCATGACCCCGAACCCCCTTCTGCCTCTAATAGCCACAGTAGCCATTCCTCGCTGCTCCAGCATGTCCTACTGCTGGAGCAGGCTCGTCAACAGAGCGCACTTCTCGCAG TTCCCATGTACGGGCAATCTCCGCTGGTAACGGGTGAGCGGGTGTCCAACAGCATGCGTACAGTGAATAAGTTGCCTAGGCACCGGCCGCTGAGCCGTACCCAATCAGCACCCCTGCCACAAACACCACAGGCCCTGCAGCACCTCGTAATGCAACAGCAGCACCAGCACTTCCTCGAGAAACAGAAACACTACCAGCTAAATAAG ATCCTCTCCAAAGGGGCGGAGCTTCCAAGGCAGCCTCCCACGCACCCCGAGGAGACGGAGGAGGAGCTTACAGAAACCGCAGAGATGCAGGACGAGCGAGGGGAGGGGCTTGATCATGTGAGGGAGGGGCTACAGAAAGAGAGCTCCGGTGAGACCACACCCCCTTCGGAACGTCTGGTTCCGTTGAAGGGAGAAAGCACAGAAAGTGACTTggaggaagatgatgatgaagatgaagccATTGAACTGAGGGAATGTGATGAAGAGGGCGCCCCCTATGGCCAG TATTTGGACCAGCATCATGTGCAGCAACTGAATGTGTTCCAGGCCTCTCTGTCCATCACGGGAATGCCCCACAGACCCCTGGGAAGGGCACAGTCGTCCCCCGTCACTTCTAGTCTTAAAGGAGCACTCCTGAACGAAGTGCCCATTAAGCATCTCTTCACGACAG GGCTGGTGTACGACACCTTCATGCTAAAGCACCAGTGCGTATGTGGGAACACAAACATCCATCCCGAACACGCCGGTCGCATTCAGAGTGTTTGGTCCAGGCTACAGGAAACAGGGCTGCTTGGTCGCTGTGAG aGGATCAGGGGAAGGAAGGCCACGCTAGATGAAATCCAAACTGTGCATTCTGAGTATCACACGCTGCTCTACGGCACCAGTCCACTGAACCGACAGAAGCTggacagcaagaaacttttag gtCCAATAAGTCAGAAAATGTACGCCGTCCTACCATGTGGAGGCATTGGG GTGGACAGTGACACAGTGTGGAACGAGATGCACTCGTCAGGTGCCGTCCGGATGGCGGTGGGCTGCGTCATTGAGCTGGCATTCAAAGTTGCTGCTGGAGAACTGAAG AACGGGTTTGCAGTGGTCCGTCCTCCTGGTCATCACGCGGAGGAATCAACTGCCAT GGGTTTCTGCTTTTTCAACTCAGTGGCCATCACTGCCAAACTCCTGCAGCAGAAACTCGGGGTGGGCAAGATCCTGATCATAGACTGG GATATTCACCATGGAAACGGGACCCAGCAGGCCTTCTATAATGACCCCAATGTGTTGTATATTTCCCTGCACCGTTATGACGATGGCAACTTTTTCCCAGGCAGCGGAGCTCCTGAAGAG GTGGGTGTAGGTCCAGGAGAGGGCTTTAATGTCAACATTGCCTGGACAGGTGGAGTGGAGCCACCTATGGGTGATGTGGAGTATCTAACTGCCTTCAG AACGGTGGTGATGCCCATAGCCAATGAGTTCTCCCCGGATGTAGTGCTAGTGTCAGCTGGTTTTGACGCTGTGGAGGGCCATCAGTCCCCCCTGGGTGGATATAATGTCACCGCCAAAT GTTTCGGCCATCTCACTAAGCAGTTGATGAAGTTGGCTGGTGGCCGAGTGGTTTTGGCGCTGGAAGGAGGTCACGACCTCACCGCCATCTGTGACGCATCCGAGTCCTGCGTGGCTGCATTGCTTGGAGACGAG TTGGATCCTCTACCACTGACGGTGCTTCAGCAGAAACCATGTCCAAAAGCCACAGCCTCTCTAGACAGGGTCATTGAGATTCAGA GTAAACACTGGACATCTCTGCAGAGGTTGGCTCCTACAGTGGGTCAGTCTCTACTGGACGCTCAGAGACGGGAGAAGGACGAGGCAGACACTTTGACCGCCATGGCCTCTCTCACTGTGGACAACGATCAGCAAAAGACCTCCACAGAAACCAGCAG ATCAGCAGAGGAGCCGATGGAGGAGGAGCCCGTGTTGTAG
- the hdac5 gene encoding histone deacetylase 5 isoform X6 has translation MNSPNTPVDVKTLLPSGMQSPVGGGGDQGGGSGGPVDLRTDPRLSALSTVDPALREKQLQHELLLLKQQQELQKQLLFAEFQKQHEVLTRQHEVQLQEHLKQQQEILAAKRQQELEQKRKLEQQRHEEMEKQRLEQQLIMLRNKEKGKESAIASTEVKLKLQEFLLSKKEPGPGGLNHSFSQKCWGAHHASLEQSSPPQSNTPPSYKLPPLLGSYEGKDDFPLRKTASEPNLKVRSRLKQKVAERRSSPLLRRKDGTVISTFKKRAIEISVSSMCSSAPGSGPSSPNSSNCAIAENGSSGSVPNIHAEQLRSLHQSLTGDGTPSPLSLYTSPSLPNISLGLPANAHITAPQKLSAQQEAERQTIQSLRQGGALTGKFISTSSLPTGLPAGAPHDPEPPSASNSHSSHSSLLQHVLLLEQARQQSALLAVPMYGQSPLVTGERVSNSMRTVNKLPRHRPLSRTQSAPLPQTPQALQHLVMQQQHQHFLEKQKHYQLNKILSKGAELPRQPPTHPEETEEELTETAEMQDERGEGLDHVREGLQKESSGETTPPSERLVPLKGESTESDLEEDDDEDEAIELRECDEEGAPYGQYLDQHHVQQLNVFQASLSITGMPHRPLGRAQSSPVTSSLKGALLNEVPIKHLFTTGLVYDTFMLKHQCVCGNTNIHPEHAGRIQSVWSRLQETGLLGRCERIRGRKATLDEIQTVHSEYHTLLYGTSPLNRQKLDSKKLLGPISQKMYAVLPCGGIGVDSDTVWNEMHSSGAVRMAVGCVIELAFKVAAGELKNGFAVVRPPGHHAEESTAMGFCFFNSVAITAKLLQQKLGVGKILIIDWDIHHGNGTQQAFYNDPNVLYISLHRYDDGNFFPGSGAPEEVGVGPGEGFNVNIAWTGGVEPPMGDVEYLTAFRTVVMPIANEFSPDVVLVSAGFDAVEGHQSPLGGYNVTAKCFGHLTKQLMKLAGGRVVLALEGGHDLTAICDASESCVAALLGDELDPLPLTVLQQKPCPKATASLDRVIEIQSKHWTSLQRLAPTVGQSLLDAQRREKDEADTLTAMASLTVDNDQQKTSTETSRSAEEPMEEEPVL, from the exons TGGATGTGAAGACCTTGCTCCCCTCTGGGATGCAGAGTCCGGTGGGAGGTGGAGGAGATCAGGGCGGTGGCAGCGGAGGGCCGGTGGACCTGCGTACGGACCCACGTCTGAGCGCGCTAAGCACAGTGGACCCGGCGTTGAGGGAAAAGCAGCTACAGCACGAGCTGCTCTTGCTCAAACAACAACAAGAGCTGCAGAAACAGCTGCTGTTCGCCGAGTTCCAGAAGCAGCACGAGGTTTTGACGCGCCAACATGAAGTGCAGCTACAGGAACATCTGAAG CAACAGCAGGAGATCCTTGCTGCAAAGCGTCAGCAGGAGCTGGAGCAGAAGAGGAAGTTGGAACAGCAGCGTCACGAAGAGATGGAGAAGCAGAGACTGGAGCAACAGCTCATCATGCTGCGGAACAAAGAGAAGGGCAAAGAGA GTGCTATCGCTAGTACTGAGGTCAAACTCAAGCTGCAGGAGTTCCTGTTGAGCAAAAAGGAACCCGGCCCCGGTGGACTCAACCATTCCTTCTCCCAGAAGTGCTG GGGGGCTCACCACGCGTCCCTGGAGCAGAGCTCCCCTCCACAGAGCAACACACCGCCCTCCTACAAACTCCCCCCACTGTTAGGGTCCTACGAGGGCAAGGATGACTTCCCTCTCCGTAAGACCG CCTCTGAGCCCAATCTGAAGGTACGTTCACGGTTAAAACAGAAGGTGGCTGAGAGAAGGAGCAGCCCACTTCTTAGACGGAAAGATGGTACTGTGATCAGCACCTTTAAGAAAAGGGCGATTGAGATCTCAG TGTCCTCTATGTGCAGCAGTGCTCCTGGCTCGGGTCCCAGTTCTCCGAACAGCTCTAACTGTGCCATTGCTGAGAATGGCTCCAGCGGATCCGTCCCAAACATCCACGCTGAG CAGTTGCGTTCTCTGCATCAGTCTTTGACTGGAGATGGGACACCGAGTCCCCTTAGCCTCTACACCTCTCCATCTCTTCCCAACATCTCTCTTGGACTGCCTGCCAACGCGCACATCACG GCTCCTCAGAAACTCAGTGCCCAGCAGGAGGCAGAGCGGCAGACAATCCAGAGTTTGCGTCAAGGTGGGGCACTGACAGGGAAGTTCATCAGCACATCATCCCTGCCGACAGGCCTTCCCGCCGGGGCACCCCATGACCCCGAACCCCCTTCTGCCTCTAATAGCCACAGTAGCCATTCCTCGCTGCTCCAGCATGTCCTACTGCTGGAGCAGGCTCGTCAACAGAGCGCACTTCTCGCAG TTCCCATGTACGGGCAATCTCCGCTGGTAACGGGTGAGCGGGTGTCCAACAGCATGCGTACAGTGAATAAGTTGCCTAGGCACCGGCCGCTGAGCCGTACCCAATCAGCACCCCTGCCACAAACACCACAGGCCCTGCAGCACCTCGTAATGCAACAGCAGCACCAGCACTTCCTCGAGAAACAGAAACACTACCAGCTAAATAAG ATCCTCTCCAAAGGGGCGGAGCTTCCAAGGCAGCCTCCCACGCACCCCGAGGAGACGGAGGAGGAGCTTACAGAAACCGCAGAGATGCAGGACGAGCGAGGGGAGGGGCTTGATCATGTGAGGGAGGGGCTACAGAAAGAGAGCTCCGGTGAGACCACACCCCCTTCGGAACGTCTGGTTCCGTTGAAGGGAGAAAGCACAGAAAGTGACTTggaggaagatgatgatgaagatgaagccATTGAACTGAGGGAATGTGATGAAGAGGGCGCCCCCTATGGCCAG TATTTGGACCAGCATCATGTGCAGCAACTGAATGTGTTCCAGGCCTCTCTGTCCATCACGGGAATGCCCCACAGACCCCTGGGAAGGGCACAGTCGTCCCCCGTCACTTCTAGTCTTAAAGGAGCACTCCTGAACGAAGTGCCCATTAAGCATCTCTTCACGACAG GGCTGGTGTACGACACCTTCATGCTAAAGCACCAGTGCGTATGTGGGAACACAAACATCCATCCCGAACACGCCGGTCGCATTCAGAGTGTTTGGTCCAGGCTACAGGAAACAGGGCTGCTTGGTCGCTGTGAG aGGATCAGGGGAAGGAAGGCCACGCTAGATGAAATCCAAACTGTGCATTCTGAGTATCACACGCTGCTCTACGGCACCAGTCCACTGAACCGACAGAAGCTggacagcaagaaacttttag gtCCAATAAGTCAGAAAATGTACGCCGTCCTACCATGTGGAGGCATTGGG GTGGACAGTGACACAGTGTGGAACGAGATGCACTCGTCAGGTGCCGTCCGGATGGCGGTGGGCTGCGTCATTGAGCTGGCATTCAAAGTTGCTGCTGGAGAACTGAAG AACGGGTTTGCAGTGGTCCGTCCTCCTGGTCATCACGCGGAGGAATCAACTGCCAT GGGTTTCTGCTTTTTCAACTCAGTGGCCATCACTGCCAAACTCCTGCAGCAGAAACTCGGGGTGGGCAAGATCCTGATCATAGACTGG GATATTCACCATGGAAACGGGACCCAGCAGGCCTTCTATAATGACCCCAATGTGTTGTATATTTCCCTGCACCGTTATGACGATGGCAACTTTTTCCCAGGCAGCGGAGCTCCTGAAGAG GTGGGTGTAGGTCCAGGAGAGGGCTTTAATGTCAACATTGCCTGGACAGGTGGAGTGGAGCCACCTATGGGTGATGTGGAGTATCTAACTGCCTTCAG AACGGTGGTGATGCCCATAGCCAATGAGTTCTCCCCGGATGTAGTGCTAGTGTCAGCTGGTTTTGACGCTGTGGAGGGCCATCAGTCCCCCCTGGGTGGATATAATGTCACCGCCAAAT GTTTCGGCCATCTCACTAAGCAGTTGATGAAGTTGGCTGGTGGCCGAGTGGTTTTGGCGCTGGAAGGAGGTCACGACCTCACCGCCATCTGTGACGCATCCGAGTCCTGCGTGGCTGCATTGCTTGGAGACGAG TTGGATCCTCTACCACTGACGGTGCTTCAGCAGAAACCATGTCCAAAAGCCACAGCCTCTCTAGACAGGGTCATTGAGATTCAGA GTAAACACTGGACATCTCTGCAGAGGTTGGCTCCTACAGTGGGTCAGTCTCTACTGGACGCTCAGAGACGGGAGAAGGACGAGGCAGACACTTTGACCGCCATGGCCTCTCTCACTGTGGACAACGATCAGCAAAAGACCTCCACAGAAACCAGCAG ATCAGCAGAGGAGCCGATGGAGGAGGAGCCCGTGTTGTAG
- the hdac5 gene encoding histone deacetylase 5 isoform X5 has translation MVSANCVSLDVKTLLPSGMQSPVGGGGDQGGGSGGPVDLRTDPRLSALSTVDPALREKQLQHELLLLKQQQELQKQLLFAEFQKQHEVLTRQHEVQLQEHLKQQQEILAAKRQQELEQKRKLEQQRHEEMEKQRLEQQLIMLRNKEKGKESAIASTEVKLKLQEFLLSKKEPGPGGLNHSFSQKCWGAHHASLEQSSPPQSNTPPSYKLPPLLGSYEGKDDFPLRKTASEPNLKVRSRLKQKVAERRSSPLLRRKDGTVISTFKKRAIEISVSSMCSSAPGSGPSSPNSSNCAIAENGSSGSVPNIHAEQLRSLHQSLTGDGTPSPLSLYTSPSLPNISLGLPANAHITAPQKLSAQQEAERQTIQSLRQGGALTGKFISTSSLPTGLPAGAPHDPEPPSASNSHSSHSSLLQHVLLLEQARQQSALLAVPMYGQSPLVTGERVSNSMRTVNKLPRHRPLSRTQSAPLPQTPQALQHLVMQQQHQHFLEKQKHYQLNKILSKGAELPRQPPTHPEETEEELTETAEMQDERGEGLDHVREGLQKESSGETTPPSERLVPLKGESTESDLEEDDDEDEAIELRECDEEGAPYGQYLDQHHVQQLNVFQASLSITGMPHRPLGRAQSSPVTSSLKGALLNEVPIKHLFTTGLVYDTFMLKHQCVCGNTNIHPEHAGRIQSVWSRLQETGLLGRCERIRGRKATLDEIQTVHSEYHTLLYGTSPLNRQKLDSKKLLGPISQKMYAVLPCGGIGVDSDTVWNEMHSSGAVRMAVGCVIELAFKVAAGELKNGFAVVRPPGHHAEESTAMGFCFFNSVAITAKLLQQKLGVGKILIIDWDIHHGNGTQQAFYNDPNVLYISLHRYDDGNFFPGSGAPEEVGVGPGEGFNVNIAWTGGVEPPMGDVEYLTAFRTVVMPIANEFSPDVVLVSAGFDAVEGHQSPLGGYNVTAKCFGHLTKQLMKLAGGRVVLALEGGHDLTAICDASESCVAALLGDELDPLPLTVLQQKPCPKATASLDRVIEIQSKHWTSLQRLAPTVGQSLLDAQRREKDEADTLTAMASLTVDNDQQKTSTETSRSAEEPMEEEPVL, from the exons TGGATGTGAAGACCTTGCTCCCCTCTGGGATGCAGAGTCCGGTGGGAGGTGGAGGAGATCAGGGCGGTGGCAGCGGAGGGCCGGTGGACCTGCGTACGGACCCACGTCTGAGCGCGCTAAGCACAGTGGACCCGGCGTTGAGGGAAAAGCAGCTACAGCACGAGCTGCTCTTGCTCAAACAACAACAAGAGCTGCAGAAACAGCTGCTGTTCGCCGAGTTCCAGAAGCAGCACGAGGTTTTGACGCGCCAACATGAAGTGCAGCTACAGGAACATCTGAAG CAACAGCAGGAGATCCTTGCTGCAAAGCGTCAGCAGGAGCTGGAGCAGAAGAGGAAGTTGGAACAGCAGCGTCACGAAGAGATGGAGAAGCAGAGACTGGAGCAACAGCTCATCATGCTGCGGAACAAAGAGAAGGGCAAAGAGA GTGCTATCGCTAGTACTGAGGTCAAACTCAAGCTGCAGGAGTTCCTGTTGAGCAAAAAGGAACCCGGCCCCGGTGGACTCAACCATTCCTTCTCCCAGAAGTGCTG GGGGGCTCACCACGCGTCCCTGGAGCAGAGCTCCCCTCCACAGAGCAACACACCGCCCTCCTACAAACTCCCCCCACTGTTAGGGTCCTACGAGGGCAAGGATGACTTCCCTCTCCGTAAGACCG CCTCTGAGCCCAATCTGAAGGTACGTTCACGGTTAAAACAGAAGGTGGCTGAGAGAAGGAGCAGCCCACTTCTTAGACGGAAAGATGGTACTGTGATCAGCACCTTTAAGAAAAGGGCGATTGAGATCTCAG TGTCCTCTATGTGCAGCAGTGCTCCTGGCTCGGGTCCCAGTTCTCCGAACAGCTCTAACTGTGCCATTGCTGAGAATGGCTCCAGCGGATCCGTCCCAAACATCCACGCTGAG CAGTTGCGTTCTCTGCATCAGTCTTTGACTGGAGATGGGACACCGAGTCCCCTTAGCCTCTACACCTCTCCATCTCTTCCCAACATCTCTCTTGGACTGCCTGCCAACGCGCACATCACG GCTCCTCAGAAACTCAGTGCCCAGCAGGAGGCAGAGCGGCAGACAATCCAGAGTTTGCGTCAAGGTGGGGCACTGACAGGGAAGTTCATCAGCACATCATCCCTGCCGACAGGCCTTCCCGCCGGGGCACCCCATGACCCCGAACCCCCTTCTGCCTCTAATAGCCACAGTAGCCATTCCTCGCTGCTCCAGCATGTCCTACTGCTGGAGCAGGCTCGTCAACAGAGCGCACTTCTCGCAG TTCCCATGTACGGGCAATCTCCGCTGGTAACGGGTGAGCGGGTGTCCAACAGCATGCGTACAGTGAATAAGTTGCCTAGGCACCGGCCGCTGAGCCGTACCCAATCAGCACCCCTGCCACAAACACCACAGGCCCTGCAGCACCTCGTAATGCAACAGCAGCACCAGCACTTCCTCGAGAAACAGAAACACTACCAGCTAAATAAG ATCCTCTCCAAAGGGGCGGAGCTTCCAAGGCAGCCTCCCACGCACCCCGAGGAGACGGAGGAGGAGCTTACAGAAACCGCAGAGATGCAGGACGAGCGAGGGGAGGGGCTTGATCATGTGAGGGAGGGGCTACAGAAAGAGAGCTCCGGTGAGACCACACCCCCTTCGGAACGTCTGGTTCCGTTGAAGGGAGAAAGCACAGAAAGTGACTTggaggaagatgatgatgaagatgaagccATTGAACTGAGGGAATGTGATGAAGAGGGCGCCCCCTATGGCCAG TATTTGGACCAGCATCATGTGCAGCAACTGAATGTGTTCCAGGCCTCTCTGTCCATCACGGGAATGCCCCACAGACCCCTGGGAAGGGCACAGTCGTCCCCCGTCACTTCTAGTCTTAAAGGAGCACTCCTGAACGAAGTGCCCATTAAGCATCTCTTCACGACAG GGCTGGTGTACGACACCTTCATGCTAAAGCACCAGTGCGTATGTGGGAACACAAACATCCATCCCGAACACGCCGGTCGCATTCAGAGTGTTTGGTCCAGGCTACAGGAAACAGGGCTGCTTGGTCGCTGTGAG aGGATCAGGGGAAGGAAGGCCACGCTAGATGAAATCCAAACTGTGCATTCTGAGTATCACACGCTGCTCTACGGCACCAGTCCACTGAACCGACAGAAGCTggacagcaagaaacttttag gtCCAATAAGTCAGAAAATGTACGCCGTCCTACCATGTGGAGGCATTGGG GTGGACAGTGACACAGTGTGGAACGAGATGCACTCGTCAGGTGCCGTCCGGATGGCGGTGGGCTGCGTCATTGAGCTGGCATTCAAAGTTGCTGCTGGAGAACTGAAG AACGGGTTTGCAGTGGTCCGTCCTCCTGGTCATCACGCGGAGGAATCAACTGCCAT GGGTTTCTGCTTTTTCAACTCAGTGGCCATCACTGCCAAACTCCTGCAGCAGAAACTCGGGGTGGGCAAGATCCTGATCATAGACTGG GATATTCACCATGGAAACGGGACCCAGCAGGCCTTCTATAATGACCCCAATGTGTTGTATATTTCCCTGCACCGTTATGACGATGGCAACTTTTTCCCAGGCAGCGGAGCTCCTGAAGAG GTGGGTGTAGGTCCAGGAGAGGGCTTTAATGTCAACATTGCCTGGACAGGTGGAGTGGAGCCACCTATGGGTGATGTGGAGTATCTAACTGCCTTCAG AACGGTGGTGATGCCCATAGCCAATGAGTTCTCCCCGGATGTAGTGCTAGTGTCAGCTGGTTTTGACGCTGTGGAGGGCCATCAGTCCCCCCTGGGTGGATATAATGTCACCGCCAAAT GTTTCGGCCATCTCACTAAGCAGTTGATGAAGTTGGCTGGTGGCCGAGTGGTTTTGGCGCTGGAAGGAGGTCACGACCTCACCGCCATCTGTGACGCATCCGAGTCCTGCGTGGCTGCATTGCTTGGAGACGAG TTGGATCCTCTACCACTGACGGTGCTTCAGCAGAAACCATGTCCAAAAGCCACAGCCTCTCTAGACAGGGTCATTGAGATTCAGA GTAAACACTGGACATCTCTGCAGAGGTTGGCTCCTACAGTGGGTCAGTCTCTACTGGACGCTCAGAGACGGGAGAAGGACGAGGCAGACACTTTGACCGCCATGGCCTCTCTCACTGTGGACAACGATCAGCAAAAGACCTCCACAGAAACCAGCAG ATCAGCAGAGGAGCCGATGGAGGAGGAGCCCGTGTTGTAG